GCATGACCATGCCCAAGGCCaagccgctcgtcgccgtcgccacgccgcgcctgccgccgcaGATGTACGGTCGCCATGGCAAGCAAGTTTGAGCTAGGCGTCGTGTGGACAATAACGCAGACAGGAGAAGCCGATCGAGCTATGCAGCTTAACGTAATTAAGAGTGAATTAATTCTACATGTATCTATCAAATCAATCACACATGTAGACAGTGACGATGAATGCAAGTGCTGATGAATCAAAGAAATTAAGCATCAGCTGATGAATCTCACTTTCTTGCTGAATTCCATTCATTTCGTTCACACAGTAGGTTCTTTGAGACTAGATATCTTCTAGTACGTGCAAATAATACGCATCGTGTACTTCAAGGTTGTGATAAATATATTTCGTAGCAGAAGCTACTTAGCTCGATAGAATTGATGATACTAGCTATAACTTCCGAGTGAGCACATGAAACAGAGTCTGTTACGATATGTAGTCGTGGCCTTCATGCAGAGCATCATCTTCCTCCTatcccaacccaacccaatccAATCTTCTTGGTGCCATTCATTTCTCAGCACATCAACACACATCCAAATTCATTTCTGAGCTCATCAGCTCGCATCATCACTCACAAGATGCTGCAACGGCAATCCAACTGAATTCGATCCCCAAGTACCAGGCTATATAAATCGAAGCCATTCTCGCCATGGATGAGCACACAACACAcacaagaaagaagaagaagaagaagacgacggcgaagatGAAGggagcggctgcggtggcgatggtggtggtggccggctgcttgctggcggcggcggcggtgtccgtcgtcgacggcgcggtGACGTGCGGCGACGTGGACGCGAGCCTGCTGCCGTGCGTGGCGTACCTGaccggcaaggcggcggcgccgtcggggGATTGCTGCGCCGGCGTGAGGCACCTCCGGACGCTGCCCGTCGGCACCGCCGAGCGGCGGTTCGCCTGCGACTGcgtgaagaaggcggcggcgcggttcaAGGGGCTCAACGGCGACGCCATCCGCGACCTCCCGGCCAAatgcgccgcgccgctgccgttcccgctcAGCCTCGACTTCGACTGCAACACGTAAGCATTTTCAAACAACAAAAGAATAGAAATAGGACTTAAAAAGGCACGAATATTAATGAATGATCTactattaaataattagaatggGTAAGGCTTCGAACCCAAATCATCTAGCgttggagctagccggaagattTCTGGGCGTTTCCCAACAAAAGAAATAGCAGTAGATTTTCaaacaacaattttttttaaaaaaattaaaaggtatttcaaaagaaaaaggattggACCCAGCCCAACGCCAAGATCTGGGCCAACATATTTTGGTCCAtatttggtaatattttgtcAAAGCCCATACAAATTTAGATCCAGGTACATCCGCACAGGGTCATGGCCCAGGTAGTTCTGTTTTCAAACACAAATATAATGAGATTGTCAACAAATCTATACTGTATTGACTAATTCttaacaaaattgaaaaaatatttattaacaaAAAGAGTATTTTTTTGGGTATTTAATTATTCTGTACATGCACTATTAAACACTGCAACTGGTggcttatatatatgtttgttcatttttaaatgttgcagcATTCCATGAGCATTCTGAACTTCTGGAGATGGAGAGTTGAGACAAAGACAGCTAGAATAATGAAGATGGTTCATTTCAAGTGAACCTGTTGCTAGTTTGTACAacaagctgcatgcatgcatgcatgcctgcccCTTCTTGTTGGAGACAGTCAtgcttaatgtttttttttatctacaatgaataataataaataaaaatatctcCAATTTATTTGGAATATGTGTCCATGATCTATCCTGAGGATAATAAATACACACCACTGGATTTAAATTGCCATGCTGCCAAGCACTCAATGCAAGTTGGATGAGAGCTAGTGGTTGCTCATTACTGAATTGACACCCATGATGCATGAAACAATCgaacataaataaaaatattctaCACAACACTTAATTAGACCAAATTTTGGTCAATTTGGATCTGGCAACTGATTAATTGATCTAAACTACGAACATGTGCCAAGAACATATTGAAAGGATTTATTTAATACACTTAcaacttaataattattatctcagtcttaaaatatagcaatatattatCGGACAGGACATATCTACGAATCCGGATTCTGGGCTAATGCTCTATCCAGATTAGTTGGACTGGTGGTTACGTTTGTCCgaccagattcattgtactaggttACAATATCTTAGCCTATCATATGCGACGTGCTGTATATAGGTTGCATATGGAAAGAGATCCTCTGATTTTACTACAGCGCAGTTGAgctactgacatgtgggccatagtaaaagtgggacccacatgtcggtgACCCAATTACTGCATGTGAGAGGATCTGCTTCCGTTGCATATGCTAGAGGCGGGCGTTGCCGCGCATGTCGACGCCGTCGTGGCCGGCGATCATCCGGTACTTGTCCCTGCGCGTCAGCGCCGTGCACTCGAATCCGAGGGCGTCGCCGATCGCTCGCTGCACGCGGTTCGCCACGTCGCGGCTcgactcgccgccgtcgccaccgccgccatcaccgtcggcggcggcagaagAGGATGGCACCGGGTCGAGCAGCTGCAGATGGTACCACGGCGCCGGGttcatgaggaagaagaaggagtcCATCCCCTTGTACCCCCTAACCGTCGTGCCGTGGAACatggcgccgccggcccgcACGGCCACCGGCGtgacctcgccggcgatctccgcgaACAGGGGGCTGAACCGGAGCAGGTACGGCTCCCGGCACGTGGTGCCCTCCGGGCAgacggcgaggtcgccgccggcgagcacggaCTGCATGATCACCCTGTCCCTGCCGCGGTCGCGCGTCAGCCGCACCGTCGGGATCGGCGCGATCATCTCCGACAAGCCGGAGAGGCTGTACGTCACGGCGGTCACCTTCCGGTGCACCACCGTCGAGAGGACCGCCGGGTCCAGCAGCGTCCGGTGGTTGCACGCGTACAACGTGCCCCCTCGCCACCGCGGTGGCGCGCCGCCGAGATGCGCTCTTATCTGGAAGCcggtggccgcggcgaggaggaggccgacgcTGTAGGGCAAGAAGGCGATGAGGATGCGTGTCACGGCGAGGGCGGCACCGAGTGGGAGCCagagcgcgacggcgaggcaggCCAGCGGGTCCGGCCggccgacgaggcggccgtcgtGGAAGATCAGTGGCCGGAGGTACTCGCTCCTCGGAagaggcgccgccggcgccttctCCGGCGTGGACACCACGTGGCGCTCCTGGCATATCTTCATGAACGCCGGCTGCCGcttcgccgcgccgtcgccggagcacAGCCCGACGTCGATGACCCGGCGGCCGCGCCCAAGAACGGCTTGCAGAGCGCCCAAGCTCCGGTCGCCGTTCACCGCCGCGCCGGTGAACCGCCCCCCGACCACCCGCAGCTCCGCCCCGACGACGCGGGCTCCCTCGGCGACGTACTCCCGGACGAACGGCTCCACCATGGCCGTCGGCAGCCGCGTCACGACGTACCtctcggcggcgtcgcggcgcgcgAAGGCCCGGAACGCGGCGTCGCTGAGGTCGGCGAGGAAGAACCTGGGCAGCGTggccctcgccaccgccgccacgtcggcgacggcgaggccggcggtggACACGAAGGTCATGACGCggacggcgaggtcgtcgtcgggcagggcgacgccgaggagggcggcgacggggtACGCGGCGAGCAGGACGGCGGCCCGGAGCGGGCCGCCGGCCTcgagggcgacgaggaggaagtAGGGGAAGAGGTCGCCGGAGATGAGCAGCGTGCCCTCCAGCTCGGCGGCGACACTGGGGTGTCTCCTCTGATGAGTAGCCATGGCGTTTGCAGCTTGGATCATGGAAGACACTTGAATTTAAACCACTCGTTTGTTTTATGGCCTAGGGCCCAGTTTGAAACCGATAAAGATAATAAATGATTAAGTAAGAGCTTGCAAAATGCGCGTTATTAATTGAGttataattattacaaatttaaagaaaatttaatAATTGGCTATAAACCAATTTATAAGCCTAcgtggagaaaaaaataaacaaaataagaaaGAGCTAGTTCTTTACATACTTTACGATAAATTCATCAATTACATAGGTAATAAAAAGATTGAAGAAGAAAATTAGAGACACCCTTCTAACTTATCTATTATAGAAGTTAATTCTAATATTAATTTATACCTAGTAGTCGACTCTACtactaaacttgctcttaaaaaattatttattattttagagcaatttctattttttttagataatggaatataatatcctggcctttgctcaaaaagaacTACAGCCAATTATAACAAAGATCCACTCCAGAAGAGAGTGTAGTTCAAGACAAATTGAACACACcaaacaagagaagagaggaccCAAACtgagaaaagcaaaacaaaatgtgGAGCTAGAAGGCCTCATCAAATCCTAGCACTGAAGTTCGAAGCCAATGCATACACCATTGACAATAACCTTGCACGAAGAGGTTTCTCCAAAACGGTGCCCCCAAGGAGGATGCGACGTGGATCGCCGCTACCGCTCGTTCGGAACCgaagcaaggttttcacccggagaatATGGTAGGGAAAGGAGAGGGGTATGCTAAAacaacgcctccaaggaggggaACGACGCCAAACGGCGTCGCCGTTGTCAACCGGCCAAATGGCTCGGCAAGGCTTTCGCCCGCGATTCCCTGTCCAAACCCACACCACCAATCCGCACAAGAAGGATCGTCGTCGGTCAACAACATTGTCCCTTCAGCGATTCGGCCAAGGCCACCGCCCACAGTTCTTCCCGCCGTCGACGGCACGCCCGCACCCggactcctccttccccgcctccacataccgccgtcgccgacgacgcaCCGACAGCTGGATGATGGCCTTCAACCATCGCCGCCATAGGTACCACCGTcgacagccgccaccgccaccgccatagCCAGCACTAtcgccagccgccaccgtcagccaccatcgccaccgccacggccaccaccacggccaccCCCGTCCAGCTGCCACCGTCAGCTACCACCGTCGCTAGCCAGCGCCGCCAGACGCCAGCCGTCCAGATCCGGCCGGGGTGGCACGGATCGGAGGTGCAGCGCGAAGCGCGGGTCGCCGGCATCATGGAGGAAGGCGTCACGGGCACGCACAGCCGGAGCATTGACGagggcgccgcgcctccctcgtggCGGCGAGGTTCTTGATGAGGGCCGGCGTCACGGCACGCGCCgcagtccgccgccgtcgccaacttcgtcgccgccacatccgccaccatcgccgccgctagccACCCCCTGCCAGGTCcgcggagcggcgccggcgtcgaccgAGCCCTCGCCGGTCACCCCGGCCAAAAGCGAGGTGACCGGATCtggcgacgccgtcgcccgtcgctaGAGCCGAGGAgagccccaccgccgcgccgtccccgtcgccacGACCTCGCCTCGCCACGCCCGCGCCGGGGCGAGGTGAAGCCGAGGAGGAtggccccgccaccgccatcccaGTGTGTcgcccggctttgccggcgactagctccggcggcggcgaagcacggaggagggaggaggaggggcggcggcggcggctagggtttcgtccCCTGGGGACGTCAGCCAAATTATTTTACTAGCAGGTAGCAGGTATCTTCGGCTCGAGCAATTTCTAtattatataaagtttttacgAAACGTACCGTTTGACGATTTGAAGAAATGCTAATGAAAACCAAGgaaaatctatatcttaataAGAAAAGAACGGACCTATAATGACCAATATTTATATAcacttcctccctcctctcatgAATATATGATGCATGATATCAGGATTTATAAAACCGTCCACCAACTGAATACGCTTTTGAGTGGTTTTCATCGCTTTTCATGAGAACCAGTGGGGCTCGAACAAATTTtgtcgaaagaaaaaaaaaacccagttCGATTGCGTGGTTTGTGAACTTGAGCCGGAGCGAAATGACTGAACCACAAAAACCAAGTGGTTTTAGTTGGTTTTATAAATGCTGCATGATATTAGAGACCGATCAAAGGAGAGTAATATATTAGCTGTAGGAATAATACAAAGTAGACAATTTGAGGTTCAAACTTATATTAATTTTACATGTATGCTTGgtttcacatattttttttatgattttatatttttttatgtaaatgcATTAAGGTGTACTATTCTAAAGTTGGGAGAAGTCAGAATTCCACATATTAGCACGGAAGATTATTGTTTAAAGCTTACCTTTTTAATGGACGATGACACTGATCTTTAaaaactattcgtcttattaaaaaattatgttattatcatttgttttattatggTTCATTTTATCATTAAAGTCACTTTATGGatgatttataatttttcatattacTGTTTAATACttccctttttttaatatataaggACACTGACtttcaaataaatatacatTTGATcacttgtcttattaaaaagttaagaaattattatttgttggtttgtttttatcaattaaaggaactttaaacatgatttacattttttatattttcataattgTTTGAATTAATATGAACGACcaatcatatataaaaataaattatgtcatttattaaaatCCGGAGAAAGTaacattcaaaatattttgtagCGGTTTTCGACGGTTGAAAATGAGGTGGCTGCACCGCAGTCAGAAATTAAGCTAATCATATACGGATGGATACTTAAGCTCAGTGCTATGGTTAATTAAACTAGTTTGTTGTTTGGTAAGGCTAGGCACATCCAAATGTACTTTTCAGAACAAAGGCAGAAGGCAGTGGACATCTTGTTGTAGTTGATCATCGTACTGATGCATCACATGAACAATGCATGGGAGAAAGAGGAAACTAAACGGCATGTTTGCATATAACTAAATGGCAtgtttgcatatatatgtagacATGTACCTGAAATACGAAGTAATATAATATAAGTTCcctctaaaaatacaacaataaGTTCTTCAAGACGAAAATAAATAATCTAATATTGTAGCAACCTTCATCCACAAATCTTCTCAACCAGCAAGGTCAATTTGACATCATGAATTGGCAAACGAGACCACTTAAATAAAAACTCTCAAGAATGTTTGTTACGCATCATTATTATACCTCTTTTCGTATTTATAGAtagctaaggctgtgttctgcACCCATGGTTGGTAACTAATCCCACGCACGCAAAACAGAGAGACTcgttagcgtatgattaatcaAATGAAAAATAggttaatataattttttaaaacaacttttctatatatattttttataaaacaccATTTATAAGTTAGAAATGCATAGTAGTAAGAAATCACACTCTTAATTTTTGTAAAAACTAAGAGCGCGCATGGAAAACAAAGTATAGGATTGAGTTTTTTGCGCAtgtaaaacaaagaaagaacAACTTCTGTAAGCCTACTTTTCTGTTTCATGATTGATTTTTCTCGTCACTTTATCAATGTGATGGAACAACTAGAATCGTTTTTCTAGTATTAATTAGGACAGGCAAGTTCCAAAGTAAAATAATCATACCAACCTTTTGGAGTCACATCAGAATGCATGCCATTTTCTGTTGACAAATTGCCAGTCAACCTCATGTAGAAGTAGCACTCGTGCATGGAAACTTGCATGATCAAACTGATGAAGGAAAAATACCTTTTAACCTCCAAGCTAAATTGTAAAATGATTATAAAACTGGAGGAGGGTGTACCAAGAAGTAGCATGAGTATCTTTTTcacatatttttaattatattgtTCTTACAGGAACTGAAACTAACATCTACTTGTTGGCAACTTTTCTGGTAAAGCTGCAAAACACGATTGACTACTAAACACCTTATGGTGATATAGAGTCGCCAACCATCCCAATCTAGTgaaagggccaaatcaagatgagTTTTATAGACAATGGCTGAACTAGCTAGAAGAgtcgatttagagatcaaaatcaacctctaggccgatttataTCGCTACGAGGATAACTatccgtctcgtgggcaaacggaaggtttacgggacaaacctacaaagggtTAATCGTACTCTCGCAGCGAAGAAgaacggtttacggcgcaaactgATAAAGATGGATGAAAATAGAGTAATGTAGAAAACATGACTGAAAAGTAAAtgtaaaagaacgattcgatTGCGTAGATAGATTGTCGGGGTTCTTTGAATCGAACCGGCCTTGGCCCTTATAAAGTGGTTGGGCTTGCCTTCTACAGGTCCTCCTCCATATCTAACTTGGGGTTGAAACCGATGGAAACCCAAAACATACCTTTCCGAGTAAGGAAACTCAAGACCCGACGAAATTCGCTTTGGAGTCGGACTCTACTAGTCGACCAGCCACAtgccgccggttagaccgacCCAACATGCCAGTCAGACTGGCCCATAGGCGTCGGTTAGACGGACTCCATGAAGGAAACTTGGCGCCTTCTAaatttttacaatatttttctaattcGAATCTAGGTGCCAAACACTACTAGAGAAGTGATCTATACTGGGTcggccgatttccacaatagtcctggttGCTCGAAAAACCGGGTCAGGGCTtgggggatctttagtccctgttgtTTGTGTCAGACCGTGTCAGGGCTCGGGGGTTACCAACCAGACTAAAGATCGTGTCGATTTTTAGATCCGTTTGATAACACCAacctaccaaccgggactaaaattcatATCCATATatatcttcctcctcctccagctagCCCGAGACATGCTTCAAAAATTCTTGAGTTTGAGAGGAGATGCCAAATTTTTGGTGATAATATACAACTTTGAGGTGtctaaagatggatctttagtcccaattaTTTTACCCGGGATTATCCCGGTTGCAAAACCGGGACTACTAAGGGTTGTGACCCGTGGTTAAAGATGGGTTGTCCACCAATCAAATTTGAGTGTAAATACTAGTACTACCTACTGCTACAACTCCGAGAGTTCAGACTTCGAAAATCTGGGGTAAGCATGGGAGTGGGACCATAGTTCAAGTGATACATACCAGGAGCTTAATCGGATTTATCTTAATAAATTGCTGTCTAAATGACAAACTGAGATAAAAGCTTGATGCTAAATGTGAACAATTCGACTATAAATATTGTAGGAGTATCGTTGAACAAGTGCATAGCAATGAGAAACCAGTGTTGATtagaaatgaagaaaagaaaatctaaaatacGTTGCAAGGGGGAAATCATTATAATTTTTGTTAAGCTGGTAATTTTAATGGACAAATACATGGCACTCTAAAACTTTCCACATTCAATAAATACCACCATAATTTTTTAGGAGAAAACAACTTTTTTAGTTAATCAGACGCCTTTGGTCGGCAGGTGAAATTTTGCTCTTTGAACCATTTCCGGTTCAGATTTGCTAAAATGTTGTCACCACATATTGTGGCTGATTACAGACTTCTGGCATATCAATTTAACCCTAGCTCTCGCGATCATAATTAATTAGAGCATGTATGGCATCATGCATTAAGAGTTACTCCTGGAACAATGCAGTCTATTGTTAATTAAACAAGCTGATTAatctatatatgcatggttgttATTCCTGAAGGTCATCCCGCGCAACTGAATTTTATTGGAGTATAGAATTGAAGGAGCAAAAGCACGAACTGGTAATTAGTAACATTTATATAGTGGCTTTTGGTTAAATAATTACTCAATAGTATTCCTTGTTCTTGGCTCTGCATGCAGACAGGCCCAACAAGCCCAGCATGCGCGGAAAATCGAGCAGATCGCATATTCGCATGATCCGAA
The Oryza glaberrima chromosome 8, OglaRS2, whole genome shotgun sequence DNA segment above includes these coding regions:
- the LOC127781998 gene encoding non-specific lipid-transfer protein A-like, producing the protein MDEHTTHTRKKKKKKTTAKMKGAAAVAMVVVAGCLLAAAAVSVVDGAVTCGDVDASLLPCVAYLTGKAAAPSGDCCAGVRHLRTLPVGTAERRFACDCVKKAAARFKGLNGDAIRDLPAKCAAPLPFPLSLDFDCNT
- the LOC127783287 gene encoding glycerol-3-phosphate acyltransferase RAM2-like; protein product: MIQAANAMATHQRRHPSVAAELEGTLLISGDLFPYFLLVALEAGGPLRAAVLLAAYPVAALLGVALPDDDLAVRVMTFVSTAGLAVADVAAVARATLPRFFLADLSDAAFRAFARRDAAERYVVTRLPTAMVEPFVREYVAEGARVVGAELRVVGGRFTGAAVNGDRSLGALQAVLGRGRRVIDVGLCSGDGAAKRQPAFMKICQERHVVSTPEKAPAAPLPRSEYLRPLIFHDGRLVGRPDPLACLAVALWLPLGAALAVTRILIAFLPYSVGLLLAAATGFQIRAHLGGAPPRWRGGTLYACNHRTLLDPAVLSTVVHRKVTAVTYSLSGLSEMIAPIPTVRLTRDRGRDRVIMQSVLAGGDLAVCPEGTTCREPYLLRFSPLFAEIAGEVTPVAVRAGGAMFHGTTVRGYKGMDSFFFLMNPAPWYHLQLLDPVPSSSAAADGDGGGGDGGESSRDVANRVQRAIGDALGFECTALTRRDKYRMIAGHDGVDMRGNARL